One window from the genome of Actinoplanes teichomyceticus ATCC 31121 encodes:
- a CDS encoding VOC family protein: MSYPQLRSIVLDTPDARGLAEFYRQLLGLRYRPGDEPPAPGTDDAKGRDWLVLRGDGGVRLAFQQVPAFAPTTWPDTAVPQQLHLDTTVPSVAELDRQHERALSLGATLRLDRSDDPEEPLRVYADPAGHTFCIFVAS; encoded by the coding sequence GTGAGCTATCCGCAGCTACGGTCGATCGTGCTGGACACCCCGGACGCGCGCGGGCTGGCCGAGTTCTACCGGCAGCTGCTCGGGCTGCGGTATCGGCCCGGCGACGAGCCGCCCGCGCCGGGGACCGACGACGCGAAGGGTCGCGACTGGCTGGTCCTGCGCGGCGACGGCGGGGTGCGGCTCGCCTTCCAGCAGGTGCCCGCGTTCGCGCCCACCACCTGGCCGGACACCGCGGTCCCGCAGCAGCTGCACCTGGACACCACGGTGCCGTCGGTGGCGGAGCTGGACCGTCAGCACGAGCGTGCCCTGAGCCTGGGCGCGACGCTGCGATTGGACCGCAGCGACGACCCGGAGGAGCCGCTGCGGGTCTACGCCGATCCGGCCGGTCACACCTTCTGCATCTTCGTCGCGTCGTAG
- a CDS encoding YdbC family protein gives MLVKWVTCEVTDTDRFAAGQAGWSALRAWPGLLGQAGGWSTRHPGRAHVFGCWRDRAAYHTFMAAGHDRIAAGQAGTYRAIEVRLFDEVHQLRRPLPAVLAAAWVLRLAHGPGQPGRPLDGAPDEPVTTPGFLGGCVAASGSAGFLVLTAWRATGEPVDTAGEPVDTAGARRPAGEPIRLVPAWTVGPAA, from the coding sequence GTGCTCGTCAAATGGGTGACCTGCGAGGTCACCGACACCGACCGCTTCGCCGCCGGCCAGGCCGGCTGGTCGGCGCTGCGCGCGTGGCCGGGCCTGCTCGGGCAGGCCGGCGGCTGGAGCACCCGGCATCCGGGCCGCGCCCACGTGTTCGGCTGCTGGCGCGACCGGGCCGCCTACCACACCTTCATGGCCGCCGGTCACGACCGGATCGCCGCCGGTCAGGCCGGCACCTACCGGGCCATCGAGGTGCGGCTCTTCGACGAGGTCCACCAGCTGCGCCGGCCGCTGCCGGCCGTCCTCGCCGCGGCCTGGGTGCTGCGGTTGGCCCACGGCCCCGGGCAGCCCGGCCGCCCGCTCGACGGCGCGCCGGACGAGCCGGTCACCACGCCCGGCTTCCTCGGCGGCTGCGTCGCGGCCTCCGGCTCCGCCGGCTTCCTCGTGCTGACCGCCTGGCGGGCCACCGGGGAGCCGGTGGACACGGCCGGAGAACCGGTGGACACGGCCGGCGCGCGCCGGCCGGCCGGTGAGCCGATCCGCCTGGTTCCCGCCTGGACGGTCGGCCCGGCGGCGTGA
- a CDS encoding MFS transporter — protein MIDTARALGKILPPPGLPRALAAQNALWGVGTGTFLAGSVVFYSLYVGLTPVQIGVGLSAAGFVALVGSMPLGHLADRIGGRQAWAIGAVVRGVAFAVYPLAHGFWPFLLLMCVQTTAETLSTSGRVVYTAAAVPAESRVRVMAFNRAYLNVGWSVGAGLGAGALALDSRPGLLLLVFIAAAASALNGLSVARMPRVAPAAVPDGPRPSPWGVLRDLPYTAGSAVFGVLWLHAILWNDVLQLWVITRTDVPKPVLGGLVALNTVLAVVFQVRATRGADTMPGVVRLTRAAALSAAVACPVAAATGMTHGWLTVALLLVAVILFTGTELWVSAAQWFVQVEVPPAAQRGLYVGLDKSVQGVTRLAGPAGLTFLVIQSGGWGWWVIAGIFAGCAVAVRPVMAWIERTPRTAELPARSP, from the coding sequence ATGATCGATACAGCGAGAGCACTCGGGAAGATCCTGCCACCACCGGGGCTGCCCCGGGCGCTGGCGGCGCAGAACGCGCTGTGGGGCGTCGGCACCGGCACGTTCCTCGCCGGCAGCGTGGTCTTCTACAGCCTGTACGTCGGACTCACCCCGGTGCAGATCGGCGTCGGGCTCTCCGCCGCCGGGTTCGTCGCGCTGGTCGGCTCGATGCCGCTGGGGCACCTGGCCGACCGGATCGGCGGTCGCCAGGCCTGGGCGATCGGGGCCGTGGTGCGCGGCGTGGCGTTCGCGGTCTACCCGCTGGCCCACGGCTTCTGGCCGTTCCTGCTGCTGATGTGCGTGCAGACCACCGCGGAGACGCTGTCGACCAGCGGCCGGGTGGTCTACACGGCGGCCGCGGTGCCCGCCGAGAGCCGGGTGCGGGTGATGGCGTTCAACCGCGCCTATCTCAACGTCGGCTGGAGCGTCGGCGCCGGCCTGGGCGCCGGGGCGCTGGCCCTGGACTCCCGGCCCGGCCTGCTGCTGCTGGTCTTCATCGCGGCCGCCGCCTCCGCGCTCAACGGCCTGTCCGTCGCCCGGATGCCGCGGGTAGCGCCGGCGGCCGTCCCGGACGGCCCGCGCCCGAGCCCCTGGGGGGTGCTGCGTGACCTGCCGTACACCGCGGGCTCGGCCGTCTTCGGCGTCCTCTGGCTGCACGCGATCCTCTGGAACGACGTGCTGCAACTGTGGGTGATCACCCGTACCGACGTGCCGAAACCGGTGCTCGGCGGCCTGGTCGCGCTGAACACCGTGCTCGCCGTGGTGTTCCAGGTCCGGGCCACCCGCGGCGCCGACACCATGCCCGGCGTGGTGCGGCTGACCCGGGCGGCGGCGCTGAGCGCGGCGGTCGCCTGCCCGGTGGCCGCCGCCACCGGCATGACCCACGGCTGGCTCACCGTCGCGCTGCTGCTCGTGGCCGTGATCCTGTTCACCGGCACCGAGCTGTGGGTGTCGGCCGCGCAGTGGTTCGTGCAGGTCGAGGTCCCGCCGGCCGCCCAGCGCGGCCTCTACGTCGGGCTGGACAAGTCGGTGCAGGGCGTGACCCGGCTGGCCGGTCCGGCCGGGCTGACCTTCCTGGTGATCCAGAGCGGGGGATGGGGATGGTGGGTGATCGCCGGGATCTTCGCCGGCTGCGCGGTGGCGGTCCGCCCGGTGATGGCGTGGATCGAGCGCACCCCGCGCACCGCGGAGCTGCCGGCACGCAGCCCCTGA
- a CDS encoding NUDIX domain-containing protein has translation MGFEHETVARTERYRGPIFDVFTDEVTMSDGGTAKRDVVRNRGAVVVVALDEAGRVVLIRQYRHALGARIWELPAGLRDVEGEDPAVTAARELAEEVDLSAGRLDRLVELHTSPGFSTEHVLVFLARDLAAIPEHERHTRTDEEADLEVVRVDLDEAVAMVLRGEITNAAAVAGLLAAARSRDAG, from the coding sequence ATGGGGTTCGAGCACGAGACGGTGGCCCGCACCGAGCGTTACCGCGGCCCGATCTTCGACGTCTTCACCGACGAGGTGACCATGTCGGACGGCGGCACCGCCAAGCGCGACGTGGTCCGCAACCGGGGCGCGGTCGTCGTGGTGGCCCTCGACGAGGCCGGCCGGGTGGTGCTGATCAGGCAGTACCGGCACGCGCTGGGCGCCCGGATCTGGGAGCTGCCGGCCGGGCTGCGCGACGTCGAGGGCGAGGACCCGGCGGTGACCGCGGCCCGCGAGCTGGCCGAGGAGGTCGACCTGAGCGCCGGCCGCCTCGACCGGCTGGTCGAGCTGCACACCTCACCGGGCTTCAGCACCGAGCACGTGCTCGTCTTCCTGGCCCGGGACCTGGCCGCGATCCCCGAACACGAGCGGCACACGCGCACCGACGAGGAGGCCGACCTGGAGGTCGTCCGGGTCGACCTGGACGAGGCGGTCGCCATGGTGCTGCGCGGTGAGATCACCAACGCGGCCGCGGTGGCCGGGCTGCTGGCCGCCGCCCGCTCCCGCGACGCCGGCTGA
- a CDS encoding CTP synthase: MASSVRDTRHIFVTGGVASSLGKGLTASSLGNLLTARGLRVVMQKLDPYLNVDPGTMNPFQHGEVFVTEDGAETDLDVGHYERFLDRDLSGKANVTTGQVYSAVIARERRGEYLGDTVQVIPHITNEIKSRIFAMADPDENGAVPDVVITEVGGTVGDMESLPFLEAIRQVRHEVGRDRVFYLHVSLVPYLAPSGELKTKPTQHSVAALRNIGIQPDALICRSDREIPEKMKHKLALYCDVDVEAVIACPDAPSIYDIPKVLHDEGLDAYVVRRLGLSFRDVNWQTWNDLLERVHHPKRTITIALVGKYVDLPDAYLSVTEAIRAAGFGNTVKIQIRWVPSDDCATPAGAANALKGVDGIVIPGGFGVRGIEGKVNTSRYARENGVPILGLCLGLQCMTIDAARHLAGLAGANSLEFDETATYPVISTMADQEEIVAGKGDMGGTMRLGAYPAKLKAGSIVAEVYGATEISERHRHRYEVNNDYRDKLSQAGLVFSGTSPDGRLVEFIELDRAVHPYFVATQAHPELKSRPTRPHPLFDGLVKAAIAYAAADELPVEPVEAS, translated from the coding sequence TTGGCCTCATCAGTGCGCGACACTCGGCACATCTTCGTCACCGGGGGCGTCGCCTCCTCGCTGGGCAAGGGCCTCACCGCCTCCAGCCTCGGCAATCTGCTCACCGCCCGCGGTCTCCGCGTCGTGATGCAGAAGCTCGACCCCTATCTGAACGTCGACCCGGGCACGATGAACCCGTTCCAGCACGGTGAGGTCTTCGTCACCGAGGACGGCGCGGAGACCGATCTGGACGTCGGGCACTACGAGCGCTTCCTGGACCGTGACCTGTCCGGCAAGGCGAACGTGACCACCGGCCAGGTCTACTCGGCCGTCATCGCCCGGGAGCGGCGCGGCGAGTACCTGGGCGACACCGTCCAGGTCATCCCGCACATCACCAACGAGATCAAGAGCCGGATCTTCGCGATGGCCGACCCGGACGAGAACGGCGCGGTTCCGGACGTGGTGATCACCGAGGTCGGCGGCACGGTCGGCGACATGGAGTCGCTGCCGTTCCTGGAGGCGATCCGCCAGGTGCGCCACGAGGTCGGCCGGGACCGGGTCTTCTACCTGCACGTGTCGCTGGTGCCGTACCTCGCGCCGTCGGGCGAGCTGAAGACCAAGCCGACCCAGCACTCGGTGGCCGCGCTGCGCAACATCGGTATCCAGCCGGATGCCCTGATCTGCCGCAGCGACCGGGAGATCCCGGAGAAGATGAAGCACAAGCTGGCGCTCTACTGCGACGTGGACGTCGAGGCGGTCATCGCCTGCCCGGACGCGCCGAGCATCTACGACATCCCCAAGGTGCTGCACGACGAGGGCTTGGACGCGTACGTCGTGCGCCGCCTGGGCCTGTCGTTCCGCGACGTGAACTGGCAGACCTGGAACGACCTGCTGGAGCGGGTGCACCACCCGAAGCGGACCATCACCATCGCCCTGGTCGGCAAGTACGTCGACCTGCCGGACGCGTACCTGTCGGTCACCGAGGCGATCCGGGCGGCCGGCTTCGGCAACACCGTGAAGATCCAGATCCGCTGGGTGCCGAGCGACGACTGCGCGACCCCGGCCGGCGCGGCGAACGCGCTCAAGGGCGTCGACGGCATCGTCATCCCCGGCGGCTTCGGTGTCCGCGGCATCGAGGGCAAGGTCAATACCTCCCGGTACGCCCGGGAGAACGGCGTCCCGATCCTCGGCCTCTGCCTGGGCCTGCAGTGCATGACCATCGACGCCGCGCGCCACCTGGCCGGGCTGGCCGGGGCGAACTCGCTGGAGTTCGACGAGACGGCGACCTACCCGGTGATCTCCACGATGGCCGACCAGGAGGAGATCGTGGCCGGCAAGGGCGACATGGGCGGCACCATGCGGCTGGGCGCCTACCCGGCGAAGCTCAAGGCCGGCTCGATCGTCGCCGAGGTCTACGGCGCGACCGAGATCTCCGAACGGCACCGGCACCGCTACGAGGTCAACAACGACTACCGGGACAAGCTGTCGCAGGCCGGGCTGGTCTTCTCCGGCACCTCGCCGGACGGCCGGCTGGTCGAGTTCATCGAGCTGGACCGCGCGGTGCACCCGTACTTCGTGGCCACCCAGGCGCACCCGGAGCTGAAGAGCCGCCCGACCCGCCCGCACCCGCTGTTCGACGGCCTGGTCAAGGCCGCGATCGCGTACGCGGCGGCGGACGAGCTGCCGGTCGAGCCGGTCGAGGCGAGTTGA
- a CDS encoding glycosyltransferase family 4 protein yields the protein MSSDDGWHGSVVLVLGSATGGTGGHVLSLARGLAGTGCRVLVCGPAANDEHYGFTAAGVEYAPVEIPADPGPQDSGAVRALRRAVAGRDADVLHAHGLRAAFVASLARTGVPLVTTWHNAVLAKGLRGQAGALVERIVARSAALTLGASEDLVERAVALGARNARLGPVAAPQMRAPKRTRQAVRAEFRIKGDTPLILSVGRLHPQKHYDLLVDAAARWRDLDPAPVVVVAGSGPSYMPLAQRASREHAPFHLLGHRTDVPDLLLGADLAVVTSDWEARQLFAQEALRAGVPLVTTAVGGLPGLVGDAAVLIPPRDLDALDRAVRELLADPQRRADLAERGRARAATWPDERAVVDAVRSAYAEVAAS from the coding sequence GTGAGCAGCGACGACGGGTGGCACGGTTCGGTCGTGCTGGTGCTCGGCTCGGCCACCGGCGGCACCGGCGGGCACGTCCTGTCGCTGGCGCGTGGCCTCGCCGGGACCGGCTGCCGGGTGCTGGTGTGCGGCCCGGCCGCCAACGACGAGCATTACGGTTTCACCGCCGCCGGAGTGGAGTACGCGCCGGTGGAGATCCCGGCCGACCCGGGCCCGCAGGACTCCGGAGCGGTCCGGGCGCTGCGCCGGGCGGTTGCCGGGCGCGACGCCGACGTGCTCCACGCGCACGGGCTGCGGGCCGCCTTCGTGGCGTCGCTGGCCCGGACCGGGGTGCCGCTCGTGACCACCTGGCACAACGCGGTACTGGCGAAGGGGCTGCGCGGCCAGGCCGGCGCCCTGGTCGAGCGGATCGTCGCGCGCAGCGCCGCGCTCACCCTGGGCGCCTCGGAGGACCTGGTGGAGCGGGCGGTCGCGCTGGGCGCGCGCAACGCCCGGCTCGGCCCGGTGGCCGCGCCGCAGATGCGGGCGCCGAAGCGCACCCGGCAGGCGGTCCGTGCCGAATTCCGGATCAAGGGCGACACCCCGCTGATCCTGTCGGTCGGCCGGCTGCACCCGCAGAAGCACTACGACCTGCTGGTCGACGCCGCCGCCCGGTGGCGCGACCTGGACCCGGCGCCGGTGGTCGTGGTGGCCGGTTCGGGACCCAGCTACATGCCGCTGGCCCAGCGGGCGTCCCGCGAGCACGCGCCGTTCCACCTGCTCGGGCACCGCACCGACGTGCCCGATCTGCTGCTCGGCGCCGACCTGGCGGTGGTCACCAGCGACTGGGAGGCGCGGCAGCTGTTCGCCCAGGAGGCGCTGCGGGCCGGGGTGCCGCTGGTCACCACCGCGGTGGGCGGGCTGCCCGGCCTGGTCGGCGACGCCGCGGTGCTGATCCCGCCGCGTGACCTGGACGCGCTGGACCGGGCCGTACGCGAGCTGCTGGCCGACCCGCAGCGGCGCGCCGACCTGGCCGAGCGTGGCCGTGCCCGGGCCGCCACCTGGCCGGACGAACGGGCCGTGGTGGACGCGGTCCGCTCGGCGTACGCCGAGGTCGCGGCCTCGTGA
- the murJ gene encoding murein biosynthesis integral membrane protein MurJ produces the protein MAGAAVLITALTVLARLAGFGRTLVFFYTVGEGGHGGLPDLYFAANTVPNIVFELVAGGALASLVVPLLAGAVAAGDTERVGRISSALLTWVLALTVPLAVVVALAAGPITGLLHGVPPEHQEVAARMLRIFAPQLPLYGVGIVLTGVLQAHHRFAWPVIAPLLSSVTVMTAYLTYAGVDGARTDFAGLSAAGELILSAGTSAGVVVLTLCLLIPLRALRLRLRPRLRFPGGEGRQAVRLGWAGAVTVGAQQVVVALIVTLGAQQLARYNGAQTVFLLPWAVLAVPLATAVYPRLADAVVRRDEDAYAGALSGAARSIVLLAGLGMAALAGLAAPAADLMNAGGAAPGIVGFAPGLLGYGLFALLSRALYARGATVAAAVASGSGWLCAGIAVVVVTATASGAVELAGLGAANALGMSVTGALLVRAVRRQAGRDALAGLSRAVAAAVLAGAAAGLAGWGAVAALAAVLPGTPRVLGALLEGMLGGVTVTVVFVAVAFVLDRRDLSPLAATLARRLRR, from the coding sequence GTGGCCGGTGCGGCCGTCCTGATCACCGCGCTGACCGTGCTGGCGCGGCTCGCCGGGTTCGGGCGCACCCTGGTCTTCTTCTACACCGTGGGGGAGGGCGGCCACGGCGGCCTGCCCGACCTCTACTTCGCCGCGAACACCGTGCCGAACATCGTCTTCGAGCTGGTCGCCGGCGGCGCCCTGGCCAGTCTCGTGGTCCCGCTGCTGGCCGGCGCGGTCGCCGCCGGTGACACCGAGCGGGTCGGCCGGATCAGCTCCGCGCTGCTGACCTGGGTGCTGGCGCTGACCGTTCCGCTGGCCGTGGTGGTCGCGCTCGCGGCCGGGCCGATCACCGGGCTGCTGCACGGGGTGCCGCCGGAGCATCAGGAGGTCGCCGCCCGGATGCTGCGGATCTTCGCGCCGCAGCTGCCGCTCTACGGCGTCGGCATCGTGCTGACCGGTGTGTTGCAGGCGCACCACCGGTTCGCCTGGCCGGTGATCGCGCCGCTGCTGTCCAGCGTGACCGTGATGACGGCCTATCTGACCTACGCCGGGGTGGACGGCGCCCGTACCGACTTCGCCGGCCTGTCCGCCGCCGGCGAGCTGATCCTCTCGGCCGGCACCTCGGCCGGCGTGGTCGTGCTCACGCTGTGTCTGCTGATCCCGCTGCGCGCGCTGCGGCTGCGGCTGCGCCCGCGGTTGCGGTTCCCCGGCGGCGAGGGCCGGCAGGCGGTCCGGCTCGGCTGGGCCGGCGCGGTGACGGTGGGCGCGCAGCAGGTGGTGGTCGCGCTGATCGTCACGCTGGGCGCGCAGCAGCTGGCCCGGTACAACGGCGCGCAGACGGTGTTCCTGCTGCCGTGGGCGGTGCTCGCGGTGCCGCTGGCGACCGCGGTGTACCCGCGCCTGGCGGACGCGGTGGTGCGGCGCGACGAGGACGCCTACGCCGGGGCGCTGTCCGGCGCCGCCCGGTCGATCGTGCTGCTCGCCGGGCTCGGCATGGCCGCGCTCGCCGGGCTGGCGGCGCCGGCGGCCGACCTGATGAACGCCGGCGGCGCGGCCCCGGGCATCGTCGGGTTCGCGCCCGGGTTGCTCGGCTACGGGTTGTTCGCGCTGCTGTCCCGCGCGCTGTACGCCCGCGGCGCGACCGTCGCCGCCGCGGTCGCCTCCGGTTCCGGGTGGCTCTGCGCCGGGATCGCGGTCGTGGTGGTGACCGCGACCGCCTCGGGCGCGGTGGAGCTGGCCGGGCTCGGGGCGGCCAACGCGCTGGGCATGTCGGTGACCGGGGCGCTGCTGGTCCGGGCGGTGCGGCGGCAGGCCGGGCGGGACGCGCTCGCCGGCCTGTCACGGGCCGTGGCCGCCGCGGTGCTCGCCGGCGCCGCCGCCGGGCTGGCCGGGTGGGGTGCGGTGGCCGCGCTGGCGGCGGTCCTGCCGGGCACCCCGCGGGTGCTCGGCGCGCTGCTGGAGGGCATGCTGGGCGGGGTGACGGTGACCGTGGTCTTCGTCGCCGTGGCGTTCGTGCTGGACCGGCGGGACCTGAGCCCGCTCGCGGCGACGCTGGCGCGACGGTTGCGGAGGTAA
- a CDS encoding copper transporter, whose product MINFRYHVVSLTAVFLALAIGLVVGTAALNGPVSENLRNQLATLNKDNNVKRDQVNQYKEELNRNQDFANEIAPFALTGKLAGRKIAVVALPGGKESADGVVKMLTVAGATITARVTLEDRFIDPNYANELLDLADQSSQPSISAAGLPQNSDGVETASALLVRTLQAGTTPLIAQDVTAVLSAFSKPGYISVADGAGGGAEAVVLVAGPPATDKDASKKAQNTVTVADQFSESRPLVVGGDSAGESNLVAGVRSDPTLAKKISTVDNVSTVQGQLATAMATHERLVLNRVGQYGLGGTSLIPSAAP is encoded by the coding sequence GTGATCAACTTCCGGTACCACGTGGTGTCGCTCACCGCGGTCTTCCTGGCCCTGGCCATCGGCCTGGTGGTCGGCACGGCCGCACTCAACGGCCCGGTCTCGGAGAACCTCCGCAACCAGCTGGCCACGCTGAACAAGGACAACAACGTCAAGCGTGACCAGGTGAACCAGTACAAGGAAGAGCTCAACCGCAACCAGGACTTCGCCAACGAGATCGCGCCGTTCGCGCTCACCGGCAAGCTGGCCGGCCGCAAGATCGCGGTGGTGGCGCTGCCCGGCGGCAAGGAGTCCGCCGACGGCGTGGTGAAGATGCTGACCGTGGCCGGCGCGACGATCACCGCGCGGGTCACCCTGGAGGACCGGTTCATCGACCCCAACTACGCCAACGAGCTGCTCGACCTGGCCGACCAGTCGTCGCAGCCGAGCATCTCCGCGGCCGGCCTGCCGCAGAACAGCGACGGCGTGGAGACCGCCAGCGCGTTGCTGGTGCGTACCCTGCAGGCCGGGACGACGCCGTTGATCGCGCAGGACGTGACCGCGGTGCTGAGCGCGTTCAGCAAGCCCGGCTACATCTCGGTGGCCGACGGGGCCGGCGGTGGCGCCGAGGCGGTCGTGCTGGTGGCCGGCCCGCCGGCCACCGACAAGGACGCGTCGAAGAAGGCGCAGAACACGGTCACGGTGGCCGACCAGTTCAGCGAGAGCCGCCCGCTGGTCGTCGGCGGCGACAGCGCCGGGGAGAGCAACCTGGTCGCCGGCGTGCGCAGCGACCCGACCCTGGCCAAGAAGATCTCCACGGTGGACAACGTGAGCACCGTGCAGGGCCAGCTGGCCACCGCGATGGCCACCCACGAGCGCCTCGTGCTGAACCGGGTCGGCCAGTACGGGCTCGGGGGCACCTCGCTGATCCCGTCGGCCGCGCCGTAG
- the steA gene encoding putative cytokinetic ring protein SteA, which yields MRLPTLRRVRTTEPGTVSGVCRLDRRTKRLTGRLRPGEIAVIDHVDLDRVAADSLVASGVTAVLNAKPSISGRYPNLGPEVLIQGGVVLVDNLGEAVFSGLREGQVVSVEGDQVLVGGKPVATGARQDAESVAKSMADAREGLSVQLEAFAANTMDYLKQERDLLLDGVGVPDVQTRIAGRHVLIVVRGYDYKEDLDVLRPYIREYKPVLIGVDGGADALVENGHTPDLIIGDMDSVTDDVLRCGAEVVVHAYPDGRAPGLERVRKLDVDALTFPAAATSEDLAMLLADEKGASLIVAVGTHANLVEFLDKGRGGMASTFLTRLKVGGKLVDAKGVSRLYRQNISGSALLLLIFSAMAAMASAVAVSTVGKAYLTVVSEWWDNLVFQLGNLF from the coding sequence ATGCGACTTCCCACCTTGCGCCGCGTGCGCACCACCGAGCCGGGCACGGTCTCCGGGGTGTGCCGGCTGGACCGGCGCACCAAACGGCTGACCGGCCGGCTGCGCCCCGGCGAGATCGCCGTGATCGATCACGTCGACCTGGACCGGGTCGCGGCCGACTCGCTGGTCGCGTCCGGGGTGACCGCGGTCCTCAACGCCAAGCCGTCGATCTCCGGGCGGTATCCGAATCTCGGCCCCGAGGTGCTGATCCAGGGCGGCGTGGTGCTGGTCGACAACCTCGGCGAGGCGGTCTTCTCCGGGTTGCGCGAGGGCCAGGTGGTCAGCGTCGAGGGCGACCAGGTGCTGGTCGGCGGCAAGCCGGTGGCCACCGGCGCCCGGCAGGACGCGGAGAGCGTCGCGAAGTCGATGGCCGACGCGCGCGAGGGCCTGTCGGTGCAGCTGGAGGCGTTCGCGGCGAACACCATGGACTACCTCAAGCAGGAGCGCGACCTGCTGCTCGACGGGGTCGGCGTACCGGATGTGCAGACCCGGATCGCCGGGCGGCACGTGCTGATCGTGGTCCGTGGCTACGACTACAAGGAGGACCTGGACGTCCTCCGGCCGTACATCCGCGAGTACAAGCCGGTGCTGATCGGGGTGGACGGCGGCGCCGACGCGCTGGTGGAGAACGGCCACACCCCCGACCTGATCATCGGCGACATGGACTCGGTCACCGACGACGTGCTGCGGTGCGGCGCCGAGGTGGTCGTCCACGCGTACCCGGACGGCCGCGCGCCCGGCCTGGAGCGGGTGCGCAAGCTGGACGTCGACGCGCTCACCTTCCCGGCCGCGGCCACCAGCGAGGACCTCGCGATGCTCCTCGCCGACGAGAAGGGCGCGTCGCTGATCGTGGCCGTCGGCACGCACGCCAACCTGGTCGAGTTCCTCGACAAGGGCCGTGGCGGCATGGCCTCGACGTTCCTCACCCGGCTCAAGGTCGGTGGCAAGCTGGTCGACGCCAAGGGCGTCAGCCGGCTCTACCGGCAGAACATCTCCGGCTCGGCGCTGCTGCTGCTGATCTTCTCGGCGATGGCCGCGATGGCCTCGGCGGTGGCGGTCTCCACGGTGGGGAAGGCGTACCTCACCGTGGTGTCCGAGTGGTGGGACAATCTGGTCTTCCAGTTGGGCAATCTTTTCTGA